One Sanguibacter keddieii DSM 10542 genomic window carries:
- a CDS encoding cupredoxin domain-containing protein gives MFHRDIRHSTRLNPANRLCRHTRPRRVRAPRASHPRHATAVGRVAVCATVFTVAALAGCSSEPEVAGATSLADDGTMTVTVLMKDMRFEPDVIEVEPGTHVIIETTNTDSMPHDLVFENDLSTDLLARDTTATLDLGVIDEDLDGWCSVSGHRAAGMTLTIEVVGS, from the coding sequence GTGTTCCACCGCGATATCCGCCACTCGACCCGCCTCAACCCTGCGAACCGCCTCTGCCGGCATACCCGGCCACGCCGCGTGAGAGCTCCGCGCGCATCGCACCCACGCCACGCCACGGCCGTCGGCCGCGTCGCCGTGTGCGCGACCGTCTTCACCGTCGCCGCACTGGCCGGGTGCTCCTCCGAGCCAGAGGTGGCCGGCGCCACGAGCCTGGCCGACGACGGCACCATGACCGTCACCGTCCTCATGAAGGACATGCGGTTCGAGCCCGACGTCATCGAGGTCGAGCCGGGGACCCACGTGATCATCGAGACCACCAACACCGACTCGATGCCGCACGACCTCGTGTTCGAGAACGACCTGTCGACCGACCTGCTGGCCCGTGACACGACCGCGACCCTCGACCTCGGCGTCATCGACGAGGACCTCGACGGCTGGTGCAGCGTGAGCGGCCACCGCGCCGCCGGGATGACGCTGACCATCGAGGTCGTCGGCTCCTGA
- a CDS encoding PmoA family protein, with protein MPPHLPPGAAGAVRAAAAEPASGLDQAAPGAPVWRVDGDTVVLDRDGLPLARYTAGHGVPAVHAPRPHLHPVHTLAGALMTEASPVDHRHHYGFSVAIPEVNGTSFWGGRTFVRDVGPTLLPNHGQQVSAPVTLSSAVTGTLDDAVTWLDQHGDPLLSERRSIRGAVLPGSDGWSLRWTSDLVADHGDLTITSPGATGRPGAGYGGLFWRSSPSDETVVLSHGGEGESTAHGSRSPWVALAQRRGDSWTTLLLVQPGGPSPWFVRAATFPGAGPALAWDAPLTVEAGQTLRLDLTAVLLDRRLDLRAAGALAEEHSCVQ; from the coding sequence GTGCCGCCGCACCTCCCGCCCGGTGCCGCCGGTGCGGTCCGCGCGGCGGCTGCCGAGCCCGCGTCCGGGCTGGACCAAGCAGCGCCCGGTGCACCCGTGTGGCGGGTCGACGGCGACACCGTCGTGCTCGACCGCGACGGTCTCCCCCTCGCCCGGTACACCGCGGGCCACGGCGTGCCTGCCGTCCACGCACCGCGACCGCACCTGCACCCGGTCCACACGCTCGCCGGTGCCCTGATGACCGAGGCGAGCCCCGTCGACCACCGCCACCACTACGGCTTCTCGGTCGCGATCCCGGAGGTCAACGGGACGAGCTTCTGGGGCGGGCGCACCTTCGTGCGCGACGTCGGACCGACGCTGCTGCCCAACCACGGCCAGCAGGTCTCCGCACCCGTGACGCTGTCCTCCGCGGTGACCGGGACGCTCGACGACGCGGTGACGTGGCTCGACCAGCACGGCGACCCGCTGCTGTCCGAGCGCCGCAGCATCCGCGGGGCCGTCCTGCCCGGGTCCGACGGCTGGTCACTGCGCTGGACGAGCGACCTCGTCGCCGACCACGGCGACCTGACGATCACCAGCCCGGGCGCCACCGGACGGCCCGGCGCCGGGTACGGCGGCCTCTTCTGGCGGTCGTCCCCGTCCGACGAGACCGTCGTGCTCAGCCACGGGGGCGAGGGCGAGAGCACCGCGCACGGGTCGCGGTCGCCGTGGGTCGCGCTCGCGCAGCGGCGCGGCGACTCGTGGACCACGCTGCTGCTCGTCCAGCCGGGAGGGCCGTCCCCGTGGTTCGTCCGCGCCGCCACCTTCCCCGGGGCGGGCCCGGCCCTCGCGTGGGACGCGCCCCTGACCGTCGAGGCCGGTCAGACCCTGCGGCTCGACCTCACGGCCGTCCTGCTCGACCGCCGCCTCGACCTCCGCGCAGCCGGCGCCCTCGCCGAGGAGCACTCCTGCGTACAGTAG
- a CDS encoding Gfo/Idh/MocA family protein, with translation MLPASSPARAHRPDPSGVPTITLAGPLGFGHDYRTRLAALAAQGRARLGAVVDHRDPGALEDVPDGTPWFETLEENLASPDPSVRPDVVIVSTPMHTHRALAETALRAGCDVMLEKPPTPSAADHAALLEVVRETGRLCQVGFQTFGSTALDTARQMVADGVVGEVRHVGTVGSWTRTRAYWERSAWAGRRRVDGVDVVDGVVTNPLAHAVVTALELGGVGRSEQVASVEVDLYRANPIEADDTSSLLVRSVDGPTFSFALTLCAPVRTPARITVHGSQARLVLYYETDRIEVHRPEGVELLAGSRVPLLDDLLDARLRGDGVLRCPLEATGAFTQVLETVRTAPDPRPVPPALVTWTGEGDDARPVVSEVEAWCDRVADGPALFRDLGAPWTFSAAGDHPTS, from the coding sequence GTGCTCCCAGCCTCCTCCCCCGCCCGAGCCCACCGGCCCGACCCGTCGGGCGTGCCGACCATCACGCTCGCCGGACCCCTGGGGTTCGGCCACGACTACCGGACGAGGCTCGCCGCGCTCGCTGCGCAGGGCCGCGCCCGGCTCGGGGCCGTGGTCGACCATCGCGACCCGGGTGCGCTCGAGGACGTCCCGGACGGGACCCCGTGGTTCGAGACCCTCGAGGAGAACCTCGCCTCCCCGGACCCCTCGGTGCGCCCTGACGTGGTGATCGTGTCGACACCGATGCACACGCACCGCGCGCTGGCCGAGACCGCGCTGCGCGCCGGGTGCGACGTCATGCTCGAGAAGCCGCCGACGCCGTCGGCAGCCGACCACGCGGCGCTGCTCGAGGTGGTCCGCGAGACGGGTCGGCTGTGCCAGGTGGGGTTCCAGACCTTCGGGTCGACAGCCCTCGACACGGCACGCCAGATGGTGGCCGACGGGGTCGTCGGCGAGGTCCGGCACGTGGGGACGGTCGGGTCGTGGACCCGCACCCGCGCGTACTGGGAGCGCTCGGCATGGGCCGGGAGGCGTCGCGTGGACGGCGTGGACGTGGTCGACGGGGTCGTCACCAACCCGCTCGCGCACGCCGTGGTCACGGCGCTCGAGCTCGGCGGCGTGGGGCGGTCCGAGCAGGTCGCGTCGGTCGAGGTCGACCTCTACCGCGCCAACCCCATCGAGGCCGACGACACCTCGAGCCTGCTCGTGCGGTCGGTCGACGGCCCGACGTTCTCCTTCGCCCTCACGCTCTGCGCGCCGGTCCGCACGCCGGCGAGGATCACCGTCCACGGGTCGCAGGCGCGGCTGGTCCTCTACTACGAGACCGACCGCATCGAGGTGCACCGCCCCGAGGGGGTCGAGCTCCTCGCCGGGAGCCGGGTCCCGCTGCTCGACGACCTCCTCGACGCCCGCCTGCGCGGCGACGGCGTGCTGCGCTGCCCGCTCGAGGCCACCGGGGCGTTCACGCAGGTGCTCGAGACGGTCCGCACGGCGCCCGACCCGCGCCCGGTGCCACCGGCACTGGTGACCTGGACCGGCGAGGGCGACGACGCACGACCGGTGGTGTCGGAGGTCGAGGCGTGGTGCGACAGGGTCGCCGACGGCCCCGCGCTGTTCCGCGACCTCGGCGCCCCGTGGACCTTCTCGGCCGCCGGTGACCACCCCACGTCGTGA
- a CDS encoding PmoA family protein, translating into MTPPDSPTPSPSSATWQPDGQHGARLVRDHTVLAEYRDGSDMEPSASPRPYLHPVRSTAGTPLTDVRPADHVHHMGVSMALPVVDGTSFWGGRTYVRDQGSTLLDNHGRQQPLSTDLEGPHLVQHLVYLDEHGVPLLRERRQVTAVDLTGGAWALGWSSDLLASEKDLAFDSPATNGRVGAGYGGVLWRLGAADSRQVLSVEGEGEDRAHGSTSPWVAFVQHRGTEAVTLVLAQTGTVLPWFLRATEYDGAGPAVAWDRTRTVAQGETLHLGLVGAVVDRALDLEEAGALAEQAVAALPAAALPAAAVPSTHG; encoded by the coding sequence ATGACCCCGCCCGACAGCCCCACCCCCTCCCCGAGCAGCGCCACCTGGCAGCCGGACGGCCAGCACGGCGCGCGCCTCGTCCGGGACCACACCGTCCTCGCCGAGTACCGCGACGGCAGCGACATGGAGCCGTCGGCGTCGCCGCGCCCGTACCTGCACCCCGTGCGCTCGACCGCCGGGACACCGCTCACCGACGTCCGGCCGGCCGACCACGTCCACCACATGGGGGTGTCGATGGCACTGCCCGTCGTCGACGGGACCAGCTTCTGGGGCGGGCGCACCTACGTGCGGGACCAGGGCTCGACCCTGCTCGACAACCACGGGCGGCAGCAGCCCCTCTCGACCGACCTCGAGGGGCCGCACCTGGTCCAGCACCTCGTGTACCTCGACGAGCACGGCGTCCCGCTGCTCCGCGAGCGCCGCCAGGTGACCGCCGTCGACCTGACGGGCGGTGCCTGGGCGCTCGGCTGGTCCAGCGACCTGCTCGCCTCCGAGAAGGACCTCGCCTTCGACAGCCCGGCCACGAACGGCCGGGTCGGCGCCGGGTACGGCGGGGTCCTCTGGAGGCTCGGCGCCGCCGACTCCCGGCAGGTGCTCAGCGTCGAGGGCGAGGGCGAGGACCGAGCGCACGGCTCGACGAGCCCGTGGGTGGCCTTCGTCCAGCACCGCGGCACCGAGGCCGTCACCCTCGTCCTCGCCCAGACCGGGACCGTCCTGCCGTGGTTCCTGCGGGCTACCGAGTACGACGGTGCAGGTCCGGCCGTCGCGTGGGACCGCACCCGGACCGTCGCGCAGGGAGAGACCCTGCACCTCGGGCTCGTGGGGGCGGTCGTCGACCGCGCGCTCGACCTCGAGGAGGCCGGCGCGCTCGCCGAGCAGGCCGTCGCCGCCCTGCCTGCCGCCGCACTGCCTGCCGCCGCGGTGCCGTCGACGCACGGCTGA
- a CDS encoding ABC transporter substrate-binding protein — protein sequence MFLRPRKTSAALPAAPGAAARSRLTRTTAVALAATLVLTACGSSGGDDDAAADGDVTIRFAWWGSDTRHRVTQEALDLFEEKNPGITVQADFTAWNGYFDRLNTSVAGGDAPDVITLEERYIAEYAENGVITDLEELDISLDGIDTDYVDLGRIDGTLYALPSGVNVHALVVDPQVVADSGVAMPDDTTWTWDEFSTFATDVAAASDSGVYGVQNYGFLDPALQIWLRQNGESLFTADGQLGFSTENVAAWYQQILDLQQAGAIAPAATSEEIQAAGVEQSLVATNTGAMSAFWSNQLSALSNASGRELQLLRFPGETELDQPGMYLKAAMNYGVSSSSNPAKQAAAAKLVDFLVNDPEAGELILSDRGLPVNNDVLEAIQDDLEASDQAAATFLTEVRGDLVASPSVPPAGAGSMPDIMLRLASEVFFERITPQEAAERFEAELQTAVS from the coding sequence ATGTTCTTGCGCCCTCGGAAGACCTCCGCAGCACTGCCCGCCGCACCCGGTGCCGCGGCACGCTCCCGGCTGACCCGCACGACCGCGGTCGCCCTCGCCGCGACCCTCGTCCTCACCGCCTGCGGCAGCTCGGGCGGCGACGACGACGCCGCGGCAGACGGCGACGTCACCATCCGGTTCGCCTGGTGGGGGTCCGACACCCGCCACCGCGTGACGCAGGAGGCCCTCGACCTCTTCGAGGAGAAGAACCCCGGCATCACCGTCCAGGCCGACTTCACCGCCTGGAACGGCTACTTCGACCGCCTCAACACCTCGGTCGCCGGCGGGGACGCGCCCGACGTCATCACCCTCGAGGAGCGGTACATCGCCGAGTACGCCGAGAACGGCGTGATCACCGACCTCGAAGAGCTCGACATCTCGCTCGACGGCATCGACACCGACTACGTCGACCTCGGCAGGATCGACGGCACGCTCTACGCGCTCCCCTCGGGCGTCAACGTCCACGCCCTCGTGGTCGACCCGCAGGTGGTCGCCGACTCCGGCGTCGCCATGCCGGACGACACCACCTGGACCTGGGACGAGTTCTCCACCTTCGCGACCGACGTCGCCGCAGCCAGCGACTCGGGCGTCTACGGCGTGCAGAACTACGGGTTCCTCGACCCGGCCCTGCAGATCTGGCTGCGCCAGAACGGCGAGTCGCTGTTCACCGCCGACGGTCAGCTCGGCTTCAGCACCGAGAACGTCGCCGCCTGGTACCAGCAGATCCTCGACCTGCAGCAGGCCGGCGCGATCGCGCCCGCCGCGACCTCCGAGGAGATCCAGGCCGCCGGCGTCGAGCAGTCCCTCGTCGCGACCAACACCGGCGCCATGTCCGCCTTCTGGTCGAACCAGCTCTCCGCGCTGTCGAACGCCTCCGGGCGCGAGCTGCAGCTGCTCCGCTTCCCGGGCGAGACCGAGCTCGACCAGCCCGGCATGTACCTCAAGGCCGCGATGAACTACGGCGTCTCGTCCTCGTCCAACCCCGCGAAGCAGGCCGCCGCCGCGAAGCTCGTCGACTTCCTCGTCAACGACCCCGAGGCCGGCGAGCTCATCCTCTCGGACCGCGGGCTCCCCGTGAACAACGACGTGCTGGAGGCCATCCAGGACGACCTCGAGGCCTCCGACCAGGCGGCCGCCACCTTCCTCACCGAGGTCCGCGGCGACCTCGTCGCCTCGCCGTCCGTCCCGCCGGCCGGCGCCGGCTCGATGCCCGACATCATGCTGCGCCTCGCCTCCGAGGTCTTCTTCGAGCGCATCACCCCGCAGGAGGCCGCCGAGCGCTTCGAGGCCGAGCTGCAGACCGCCGTCTCCTGA
- a CDS encoding carbohydrate ABC transporter permease: MTDTAARHAAPTEQTTPPAPSPGSPPAGKTRTARPPWRRSTRSVVRHVGLVLFAILMLYPLLWMVSSSLKPDALIFRETGLIPNAIDWDNYTGGWDALASPFGRYMINSAIVVAGSLVGNLLTCSMAAYAFARLEFRGRKWWFAIMLLTIMLPIHVIIVPQYVMFSQLDLINTFWPLILPKLLATDAFFIFLMVQFFRGIPRELDDAARIDGCGHGRIYAQIMMPLAVPALATTAIFTFIWTWNDFFSQLIFLTRPEMYTVPIALSAFLDSTGESSWGSMFAMSVVSLVPIFLVFLFGQKYLVKGIATTGIK; this comes from the coding sequence ATGACTGACACCGCAGCGCGCCACGCCGCGCCCACCGAGCAGACCACTCCCCCGGCACCGTCGCCGGGCAGTCCCCCGGCCGGGAAGACGCGCACCGCGCGGCCCCCCTGGCGGCGCAGCACCCGTTCGGTCGTGCGCCACGTCGGGCTCGTGCTCTTCGCGATCCTCATGCTGTACCCGCTGCTGTGGATGGTCTCGAGCTCCCTCAAGCCTGACGCCCTGATCTTCCGCGAGACCGGGCTCATCCCCAACGCCATCGACTGGGACAACTACACCGGCGGCTGGGACGCCCTCGCGAGCCCCTTCGGCCGGTACATGATCAACTCCGCGATCGTCGTCGCCGGCTCGCTCGTCGGCAACCTGCTCACCTGCTCGATGGCCGCCTACGCCTTCGCGCGGCTCGAGTTCCGCGGCCGCAAGTGGTGGTTCGCCATCATGCTGCTGACGATCATGCTGCCGATCCACGTGATCATCGTCCCGCAGTACGTGATGTTCTCCCAGCTCGACCTCATCAACACCTTCTGGCCGTTGATCCTGCCGAAGCTGCTGGCCACGGACGCGTTCTTCATCTTCCTCATGGTCCAGTTCTTCCGCGGGATCCCCCGCGAGCTCGACGACGCCGCGCGCATCGACGGCTGCGGCCACGGACGCATCTACGCGCAGATCATGATGCCGCTCGCCGTCCCGGCCCTGGCCACCACCGCGATCTTCACGTTCATCTGGACGTGGAACGACTTCTTCTCCCAGCTCATCTTCCTCACCCGGCCCGAGATGTACACGGTGCCGATCGCCCTCAGCGCGTTCCTCGACTCCACGGGCGAGAGCTCGTGGGGCTCGATGTTCGCCATGTCCGTCGTGTCCCTCGTCCCGATCTTCCTGGTCTTCCTCTTCGGCCAGAAGTACCTCGTCAAGGGCATCGCGACCACCGGCATCAAGTAG
- a CDS encoding carbohydrate ABC transporter permease, which translates to MSALNELSTLRKRGAATPTRKGDGRAAAFFLAPWFLGLALITAGPLLASGYLSFTDYNLLRAPEFVGLDNFSRMLEDTRLHQALWVTLVYVAISVPLQLAAALGLALLLDRGMRGLSFYRSAFYLPSLMGGSVAIAILWRQVFGSNGLVNMVLGWFGIEGQGWVSHPDYALGTLVILQVWMFGAPMVIFLAGLRQIPDMYYEAASLDGASKLQQFRSVTIPLLTPIIFFNLVLQVINSFQSFTQAYVVSGGTGGPADSTLFYTLYLYQEGFRNLNMGYASAMAWLLLAIIAGLTAVNFFASRYWVFYND; encoded by the coding sequence GTGAGCGCGCTCAACGAGCTCAGCACGCTCCGCAAGCGCGGAGCGGCGACCCCCACCCGCAAGGGCGACGGCCGCGCCGCCGCTTTCTTCCTCGCCCCGTGGTTCCTCGGCCTGGCGCTCATCACCGCCGGACCGCTCCTCGCCTCGGGCTACCTGTCCTTCACCGACTACAACCTGCTGCGGGCCCCCGAGTTCGTCGGCCTCGACAACTTCTCCCGGATGCTCGAGGACACCCGCCTGCACCAGGCGCTCTGGGTCACCCTCGTGTACGTCGCGATCTCCGTGCCGCTGCAGCTCGCCGCCGCCCTCGGCCTCGCGCTCCTGCTCGACCGCGGGATGCGCGGCCTGTCCTTCTACCGCTCCGCGTTCTACCTGCCCTCGCTCATGGGCGGCTCGGTCGCCATCGCGATCCTCTGGCGGCAGGTGTTCGGGTCCAACGGGCTCGTCAACATGGTGCTCGGCTGGTTCGGCATCGAGGGGCAGGGCTGGGTCTCGCACCCCGACTACGCGCTCGGCACCCTGGTCATCCTGCAGGTCTGGATGTTCGGCGCCCCGATGGTCATCTTCCTCGCCGGGCTGCGCCAGATCCCCGACATGTACTACGAGGCGGCATCCCTCGACGGCGCGAGCAAGCTGCAGCAGTTCCGGTCCGTGACGATCCCGCTGCTCACGCCGATCATCTTCTTCAACCTGGTCCTGCAGGTCATCAACTCGTTCCAGAGCTTCACGCAGGCCTACGTGGTCTCGGGCGGCACGGGCGGCCCCGCCGACTCGACCCTCTTCTACACGCTGTACCTGTACCAGGAGGGTTTCCGGAACCTCAACATGGGCTACGCGTCGGCCATGGCCTGGCTGCTGCTCGCCATCATCGCGGGCCTCACCGCCGTGAACTTCTTCGCCTCGAGGTATTGGGTCTTCTACAATGACTGA
- a CDS encoding Gfo/Idh/MocA family oxidoreductase codes for MSSAPSVPVRRYAVVGTGSRAGMYVRSMLGAHADVAAPVAWCDTNEVRMDVYDALLAEHGVAPLPRYAPDAFTALLDEQRPDVVVVTSPDSTHTRYVVEALDRGVDVVCEKPMTIDVEGLQAITEAAGRSTAQLVVTFNYRYSPRNSEVRRLISEGAVGDVTSVTFEWLLDTVHGADYFRRWHRDKSLSGGLGVHKSTHHVDLVNWWVGDVPETVSALGSLAFYGDERASERGLGPRPARGRDGADDDPFALDMAADDTLRRLYLEAEGSDGYVRDQDVFAPGVTIEDNLAVLVGYRGGPVLTYSLNAHSPWEGYRVAINGTQGRLELDVVERTHVHPGSAGKMLGPDGKKAPVVDPSVTHVDGEGGARTFGSRLVLQRHWEQAEELEIPEGAGAHGGGDAMLLDDVFRGPGEDPLRRQARYVDGVRSVIVGIAANESLRTGQTVRLGDLGVALDDDGAQSSQTSEPRAVSAGV; via the coding sequence ATGAGCTCCGCACCGTCCGTCCCCGTCCGCCGCTACGCCGTCGTCGGCACGGGGTCGCGCGCCGGCATGTACGTCCGCTCGATGCTCGGTGCGCACGCCGACGTCGCAGCACCCGTCGCGTGGTGCGACACCAACGAGGTCCGCATGGACGTGTACGACGCGCTGCTCGCCGAGCACGGCGTCGCACCGCTGCCGCGCTACGCGCCCGACGCCTTCACCGCGCTGCTCGACGAGCAGCGCCCGGACGTCGTCGTCGTGACCTCTCCCGACAGCACGCACACCCGCTACGTGGTCGAGGCGCTCGACCGCGGGGTCGACGTGGTCTGCGAGAAGCCCATGACCATCGACGTCGAGGGTCTGCAGGCCATCACGGAGGCGGCAGGGCGCTCGACGGCCCAGCTGGTCGTCACCTTCAACTACCGGTACTCGCCGCGCAACAGCGAGGTCCGACGGCTGATCTCCGAGGGAGCAGTCGGTGACGTCACCTCGGTGACCTTCGAGTGGCTGCTCGACACCGTGCACGGGGCGGACTACTTCCGGCGCTGGCACCGCGACAAGTCGCTCTCCGGAGGGCTCGGCGTCCACAAGTCGACGCACCACGTGGACCTCGTCAACTGGTGGGTGGGGGACGTCCCCGAGACCGTCTCCGCCCTGGGGTCCCTCGCGTTCTACGGCGACGAGCGCGCGTCCGAACGCGGGCTCGGGCCGCGCCCCGCGCGCGGTCGCGACGGCGCGGACGACGACCCCTTCGCCCTCGACATGGCGGCCGACGACACCCTGCGCCGCCTCTACCTCGAGGCGGAGGGCTCCGACGGGTACGTCCGCGACCAGGACGTCTTCGCGCCGGGCGTGACCATCGAGGACAACCTCGCGGTCCTCGTGGGCTACCGCGGCGGACCGGTGCTCACCTACTCCCTCAACGCGCACAGCCCCTGGGAGGGCTACCGCGTCGCGATCAACGGGACGCAGGGTCGGCTCGAGCTCGACGTCGTCGAGCGCACCCACGTGCACCCGGGCTCGGCGGGCAAGATGCTCGGGCCCGACGGCAAGAAGGCCCCGGTCGTCGACCCGAGCGTCACCCACGTGGACGGCGAGGGCGGCGCCCGGACCTTCGGCTCGCGGCTGGTGCTCCAGCGCCACTGGGAGCAGGCCGAGGAGCTCGAGATCCCCGAGGGCGCCGGCGCGCACGGTGGCGGCGACGCGATGCTCCTCGACGACGTCTTCCGCGGGCCGGGCGAGGACCCGCTGCGCCGGCAGGCACGCTACGTCGACGGGGTGCGCAGCGTGATCGTCGGCATCGCCGCGAACGAGTCGCTGCGCACCGGCCAGACGGTACGGCTGGGTGACCTCGGCGTCGCGCTCGACGACGACGGCGCCCAGAGTTCGCAGACCTCAGAACCGCGCGCCGTCTCTGCGGGGGTGTGA
- a CDS encoding UxaA family hydrolase, translated as MTTTPHAGLAAEQLDLADVLLVLREGDDVAVTTRDLRPGTVLRSSGAGAVGLEVLDSVPRGHKIALVDIPEGAQVRKYGQSIGVATRPVSAGQHVHAHNLGMDLAEREHEFATVHHELPEPSGPRPTFEGYRRAGGRVGTRNYIGILTSVNCSASTAKMIADQFRGPVLDEHEHVDGVMALTHDSGCGLVPVSEGAQMLVRTLKGYAEHPNFAGILVVGLGCEMIAVGSLLDGLDLSPDTVVQHLTIQESGGIRATVRQGVAAVRAMLPDVDSRRRETCDVSELVVGLNCGGSDGYSGITANPALGVASDLLVSYGATTVLAETPEVFGAEHLLTRRAVSEEVGRRLLDRIDWWQDYAAAGGGSLDNNPSPGNKAGGLTTILEKSLGAVAKGGQADLVEVYRYADRITAKGFCFMDTPGYDPVSVTGLIAGGSTVVCFTTGRGSVLGAKPTPSLKLATNSELYARQAEDIDINCGRIVDGTATLEEVGREIFGEILAVASGKETVSEDLDLGQDEFIPWQLGTVT; from the coding sequence GTGACGACCACCCCCCACGCCGGCCTCGCGGCCGAGCAGCTCGACCTCGCCGACGTCCTCCTCGTGCTGCGCGAGGGCGACGACGTCGCGGTGACCACCCGTGACCTGCGACCGGGCACCGTGCTGCGGAGCAGCGGTGCGGGTGCGGTGGGCCTCGAGGTGCTCGACAGCGTCCCGCGCGGCCACAAGATCGCCCTCGTCGACATCCCGGAGGGTGCGCAGGTCCGCAAGTACGGCCAGTCGATCGGCGTCGCGACCCGGCCGGTCTCGGCGGGCCAGCACGTGCACGCCCACAACCTCGGCATGGACCTGGCGGAGCGCGAGCACGAGTTCGCGACCGTGCACCACGAGCTCCCCGAGCCGTCCGGGCCGCGTCCCACCTTCGAGGGCTACCGGCGTGCCGGCGGGCGGGTCGGTACCCGGAACTACATCGGCATCCTCACCTCCGTGAACTGCTCGGCGAGCACCGCGAAGATGATCGCCGACCAGTTCCGCGGCCCGGTGCTCGACGAGCACGAGCACGTCGACGGCGTCATGGCCCTCACGCACGACTCGGGCTGCGGCCTGGTGCCGGTGAGCGAGGGCGCGCAGATGCTCGTGCGCACCCTCAAGGGTTATGCGGAGCACCCGAACTTCGCCGGGATCCTCGTGGTCGGGCTCGGCTGCGAGATGATCGCGGTCGGCTCGCTCCTCGACGGCCTCGACCTCTCGCCCGACACCGTGGTCCAGCACCTCACCATCCAGGAGTCCGGCGGCATCCGCGCCACCGTGCGCCAGGGCGTGGCAGCGGTCCGCGCGATGCTCCCGGACGTCGACTCCCGTCGCCGCGAGACCTGCGACGTCTCCGAGCTGGTGGTCGGGCTCAACTGCGGTGGTTCCGACGGGTACTCGGGCATCACCGCGAACCCGGCGCTCGGCGTCGCCTCCGACCTGCTCGTCTCCTACGGCGCGACCACCGTGCTGGCCGAGACCCCCGAGGTGTTCGGCGCAGAGCACCTGCTCACGCGTCGTGCCGTCAGCGAGGAGGTGGGCCGCCGGCTGCTGGACCGCATCGACTGGTGGCAGGACTACGCCGCGGCTGGCGGAGGGTCTCTCGACAACAACCCGTCGCCCGGCAACAAGGCCGGCGGGCTCACCACCATCCTCGAGAAGTCTCTCGGTGCGGTCGCCAAGGGCGGCCAGGCCGACCTCGTCGAGGTGTACCGGTACGCCGACCGCATCACCGCCAAGGGCTTCTGCTTCATGGACACCCCGGGCTACGACCCGGTGTCGGTGACGGGGCTCATCGCGGGCGGCTCGACGGTGGTCTGCTTCACGACGGGGCGCGGCTCGGTGCTCGGCGCCAAGCCCACGCCGTCGCTCAAGCTCGCGACCAACAGCGAGCTCTACGCGCGGCAGGCCGAGGACATCGACATCAACTGCGGTCGCATCGTCGACGGCACCGCGACGCTCGAGGAGGTCGGTCGGGAGATCTTCGGCGAGATCCTCGCCGTCGCGTCGGGCAAGGAAACGGTCTCGGAGGACCTCGACCTCGGCCAGGACGAGTTCATCCCGTGGCAGCTCGGGACGGTCACCTGA
- a CDS encoding helix-turn-helix domain-containing protein yields MASSDRTDDEPLVAHRIVCHLDSALARRGMTLTELSERTGITMANLSILKNNRAKAIRFTTLTLVCDALGATPAELFTVTPRDEG; encoded by the coding sequence ATGGCGTCGTCTGACCGCACGGACGACGAGCCGCTCGTCGCGCACCGCATCGTCTGCCACCTCGACAGCGCGCTCGCGCGCCGCGGCATGACGCTCACCGAGCTCTCCGAGCGCACGGGGATCACCATGGCGAACCTGTCGATCCTCAAGAACAACCGGGCCAAGGCCATCCGCTTCACCACGCTGACCCTCGTGTGCGACGCCCTCGGCGCAACCCCTGCGGAGCTCTTCACGGTGACGCCGCGGGACGAGGGCTGA